A single Metarhizium brunneum chromosome 5, complete sequence DNA region contains:
- the abc2 gene encoding ATP-binding cassette transporter abc2, translated as MDPLDLMDPYSEQQVRLLSGSFTGLRPLQRLGGNYFSVSAFQQPLCGNEEGWGPISKYRYDFTPCFIDVWLATVSVYALVLGPVALWWLLTKKKPMEEGASKNAHFYIKQSLLVFLIADVVVQLVIQILGMPGIWYGDFRVLTTLLTILSLFVIFSIQWIEHSRLRHANGVVLFYWLLLLISLTVKLRSLISQQVYEGNLPYFIAYCIGFGFAVVEFLVEWLWPRQHVPSGYEAIFEDEECPVEYATVFSRLTFSWMTPMMQYGYKVFLTENDLWGLAKPDQTKTTGAAFEKAWAHELSHRPKSPSLWLAMFRAYGGPYAVAALFKIGNDIAQYIQPQLLRLLLTWVKSYNPEYGVIAEPVIKGAAIALAMFSCAVFQTTMVHQYFQLSFVTGMRIKGGLASTIYRKSLRLSNEGRSTKTTGDIVNYMAVDAQRLQDLTQFLQQAWSAPFQIIICMISLYNLVGWSMMAGIVVMIIMMPAQGWVARIMKNLQKDQMKNKDARSRLINEIITNMKSIKLYAWGAAFMNKLNYVRNEQELKNLRRIGATQAFANFTWNTAPFFVSCSTFTVFVLTQDRPLTTDIIFPALALFNLLTFPLAVLPMVITSIVEASVAIGRLTDFLTAEELQSDSVTVKPAPKEMGEETVLIRNGTFSWNRHEPKEVLKDIDFTAYKGELTCVVGRVGAGKSSFLQSILGDLWKVKGSAEVRGTVAYASQQTWILNATVKENIVFGYKYDSEFYEKTIKACALLDDFAQLPDGDETVVGERGISLSGGQKARVSLARSVYARADIYLLDDVLSAVDSHVGRHIIDSVLGPRGLLSTKTRILATNSIPVLKQASFITMLKDGEVAEKGTYSQLIAKKGLVADLLRTAGQDSNNGSGSSSPPSSETSTIIEGEPSFTQNKEEVEEALEDVPEMEPIKGATPMGKKTRSSSMATLRRASTASFRGPRGKLTDEELASASRTKQTKEFVEQGKVKWSVYGEYAKENNLVAVGIYIFALLASQSASIGGSVWLKEWSEHNEKTGSNDSIGKYIGIYFAFGIGSSLLTVGQTLILWIFCSIEASRKLHERMANAIFRSPMSFFDTTPAGRILNRFSSDIYRVDEVLARVFNMLFVNVARSCFTLGVISFSTPAFIALIVPLALTYYWIQRYYLRTSRELKRLDSVTRSPVYAHFQESLGGITTIRAFRQQQRFELENEWRVDANLRAYFPSISANRWLAVRLEFIGAVVILAAAGLAIISVSNHNGLTEGTVGLAMSYALQITTSLNWIVRQTVEVETNIVSVERVLEYARLPSEAPEIIPENRPPIAWPAKGEVDFKNYSTRYREGLDLVLKNVNLDIKSHEKIGVVGRTGAGKSSLTLALFRLIEPATGHIGIDNLNTSTIGLLDLRRRLAIIPQDAALFEGTVRDNLDPGHVHDDTELWSVLDHARLKEQVANMDGGLEAKINEGGSNLSQGQRQLVSLARAMLTPSNILVLDEATAAVDVETDAMLQATLRSPLFSNRTIITVAHRLNTILDSDRVVVLDKGEVVEFDTPGELFKKQGVFYGLMKQAGLEIE; from the exons ATGGATCCTCTGGACCTTATGGACCCTTACAGCGAGCAGCAGGTCCGCCTGCTTTCCGGCTCCTTCACCGGCCTGCGCCCGCTGCAGCGCCTCGGCGGTAATTACTTTTCTGTCTCGGCCTTCCAGCAACCGCTCTGCGGCAACGAAGAGGGCTGGGGCCCAATTAGCAAGTACAGATACGACTTTACGCCGTGCTTCATCGATGTTTGGTTGGCAACCGTGTCCGTATATGCCCTCGTCTTGGGACCAGTGGCCCTGTGGTGGCTGCtgacgaaaaaaaagcccATGGAAGAGGGCGCCTCCAAGAATGCTCACTTTTACATCAAACAG TCCCTTCTCGTCTTTCTCAtcgccgacgtcgtcgttcAACTCGTCATTCAAATCCTTGGCATGCCCGGCATTTGGTATGGGGACTTTCGCGTGCTGACAACTCTTCTTACCATTCTTTCCTTGTTTGTCATCTTTTCAATTCAATGGATTGAGCACTCCCGCCTGCGGCACGCCAATGGAGTCGTCCTCTTCTACtggctcctcctcctcatctcgCTCACCGTCAAGCTTCGATCTTTGATTTCACAACAAGTATATGAAGGGAACCTGCCTTACTTTATTGCTTACTGCATTGGATTCGGATTTGCGGTTGTTGAATTCCTGGTCGAGTGGCTGTGGCCTCGTCAGCATGTTCCAAGTGGCTACGAAGCCATCTTCGAGGATGAGGAATGCCCCGTGGAATACGCCACTGTCTTTTCTCGTCTAACATTTTCCTGGATGACGCCCATGATGCAATATGGCTACAAGGTCTTTTTGACTGAAAATGATCTGTGGGGCCTGGccaaaccagaccagaccaagACCACTGGTGCAGCCTTCGAGAAGGCCTGGGCTCATGAGTTGAGCCACCGTCCCAAGTCCCCGTCACTTtggttggccatgtttcGTGCCTACGGTGGCCCCTATGCAGTTGCTGCGTTATTCAAGATCGGTAACGACATCGCGCAGTATATCCAGCCGCAGCTACTTCGTCTGTTGCTTACCTGGGTCAAATCATACAACCCTGAGTACGGTGTGATTGCCGAACCGGTTATCAAGGGAGCGGCGATTGCATTGGCGATGTTTTCTTGTGCTGTATTCCAAACTACGATGGTG CATCAATATTTCCAATTGTCCTTCGTAACTGGTATGCGGATCAAGGGTGGCCTCGCCTCCACCATCTACCGAAAGTCTTTGAGGTTGTCCAACGAGGGGAGATCAACAAAAACCACGGGAGACATTGTGAATTACATGGCTGTTGATGCCCAGCGTCTCCAGGACTTGACTCAGTTTTTGCAGCAAGCCTGGTCGGCCCCCTTCCAAATTATCATCTGCATGATTTCGCTCTATAACCTTGTTGGGTGGTCAATGATGGCCGGTATTGTCGTAATGATTATTATGATGCCAGCTCAGGGATGGGTCGCCAGGATCATGAAGAACTTGCAAAAAGACCAGATGAAGAACAAGGATGCCAGGAGCAGACTCATCAATGAAATTATTACTAACATGAAGAGCATCAAGCTTTATGCGTGGGGTGCTGCTTTCATGAACAAGCTCAACTACGTCCGAAATGAGCAAGAGCTCAAGAATCTGCGACGAATTGGTGCCACCCAAGCATTTGCCAACTTCACTTGGAACACAGCGCCGTTTTTCGTGTCATGTTCGACTTTTACCGTCTTTGTTCTCACACAAGATAGACCGCTTACAACGGACATTATCTTCCCTGCTCTGGCCCTTTTCAACCTGTTGACCTTCCCATTGGCTGTTTTGCCCATGGTCATTACGTCCATCGTTGAAGCGTCAGTTGCTATCGGCCGTTTGACCGATTTCCTAACCGCCGAAGAACTTCAGTCTGACTCTGTCACTGTCAAGCCTGCTCCCAAAGAGATGGGTGAAGAAACAGTGCTCATTCGCAACGGCACCTTCTCCTGGAACCGTCATGAGCCTAAGGAGGTCCTCAAAGACATCGACTTCACCGCCTATAAGGGCGAACTGACGTGTGTCGTTGGCCGCGTGGGCGCTGGCAAATCTTCCTTCTTGCAGAGTATTCTTGGTGATCTTTGGAAAGTCAAGGGTTCTGCTGAGGTTAGAGGCACAGTGGCCTATGCATCTCAACAGACCTGGATTTTGAACGCAACCGTCAAAGAAAATATCGTCTTTGGATACAAATACGACTCTGAATTTTACGAGAAAACGATTAAAGCTTGCGCCCTACTGGATGACTTTGCTCAGCTGCctgatggcgacgagacCGTTGTCGGCGAGAGAGGCATCTCTCTCAGTGGTGGACAGAAGGCCCGAGTGTCTCTTGCGCGTTCTGTTTACGCTAGAGCCGATATTTACCTTTTGGATGATGTTTTGTCTGCCGTGGACTCACATGTTGGTCGTCACATCATCGACAGTGTCCTTGGCCCTCGCGGTTTGCTTTCGACAAAGACTAGAATCCTTGCAACCAACTCTATCCCCGTTCTCAAGCAAGCCAGCTTTATTACTATGCTGAAGGATGGTGAAGTTGCTGAGAAGGGAACTTACTCGCAGCTGATTGCCAAGAAAGGACTGGTTGCCGATCTGCTGAGGACTGCCGGTCAGGACTCGAATAACGGCTCAGGTAGCTCCAGCCCTCCTTCTAGCGAGACCTCAACTATTATTGAGGGTGAACCTAGCTTTACCCAGAACaaggaagaagttgaagaggCTCTAGAAGACGTTCCAGAGATGGAACCAATCAAGGGTGCTACACCTATGGGTAAGAAAACCCGATCAAGCAGCATGGCCACTCTACGCCGTGCTAGTACAGCGAGCTTCAGGGGCCCTCGAGGCAAGCTTACCGACGAAGAGCTTGCCAGCGCCTCGCGGACCAAGCAAACGAAGGAATTCGTTGAACAAGGCAAAGTCAAGTGGTCTGTGTACGGTGAATATGCAAAGGAAAACAATCTAGTCGCTGTTGGAATCTACATTTTTGCCCTCTTGGCTTCCCAATCTGCCAGCATTGGCGGCTCTGTCTGGCTAAAAGAATGGTCCGAACACAACGAAAAGACGGGTTCCAACGATAGCATCGGCAAGTACATCGGCATCTACTTTGCGTTCGGTATCGGCTCATCTTTACTCACGGTCGGCCAAACTCTGATTCTGTGGATCTTCTGTTCTATCGAGGCCTCTCGTAAGCTCCATGAGCGCATGGCCAATGCGATTTTCAGGTCTCCAATGTCCTTCTTTGACACTACGCCTGCCGGGCGCATTCTGAACCGATTCTCCAGCGATATTTACCGAGTTGACGAAGTTCTGGCGCGTGTGTTCAACATGTTGTTTGTCAACGTTGCAAGATCGTGCTTTACTCTGGGTGTCATATCTTTCTCCACGCCCGCTTTCATTGCTTTGATTGTCCCCTTGGCGCTTACTTACTACTGGATTCAGCGATACTATCTCCGCACATCTCGAGAACTCAAGAGACTCGATAGTGTCACCCGCAGTCCTGTGTACGCCCACTTCCAGGAGTCCTTGGGTGGCATTACCACCATTCGTGCTTTCCGTCAACAACAGCGATTTGAACTCGAGAATGAATGGCGTGTGGATGCTAATTTGCGCGCCTACTTCCCATCAATCAGTGCCAATCGTTGGTTAGCTGTCCGTCTTGAGTTTATTGGTGCCGTTGTGATTTTGGCTGccgctggccttgccatcatcTCTGTCTCGAATCACAATGGCTTGACTGAAGGCACTGTTGGTCTAGCAATGTCGTATGCCCTTCAAATTACGACATCGCTCAACTGGATCGTTCGTCAAACTGTCGAGGTCGAGACCAATATTGTCTCTGTTGAGCGTGTTCTGGAATATGCCAGGCTGCCCAGCGAAGCGCCCGAGATTATTCCTGAGAACCGACCTCCGAttgcttggccagcaaagGGCGAGGTAGACTTTAAGAATTACAGCACTAGATACCGTGAGGGTCTGGACTTGGTTCTTAAGAATGTCAACCTAGACATTAAATCCCACGAGAAGATTGGCGTTGTCGGTCGAACAGGAGCCGGCAAATCCTCCTTAACACTTGCACTCTTCCGTTTGATTGAGCCAGCTACTGGTCACATTGGCATAGATAATCTCAACACGTCGACGATTGGCTTGCTAGATCTTCGACGCAGACTTGCCATTATTCCTCAAGATGCCGCGCTTTTCGAGGGTACAGTTCGTGACAACCTTGACCCTGGCCACGTTCACGACGACACTGAGCTCTGGAGTGTTCTTG ACCATGCCCGCCTCAAGGAACAAGTAGCAAACATGGATGGCGGTCTCGAAGCCAAGATTAATGAAGGGG GCTCGAATCTGTCTCAAGGCCAGCGTCAACTCGTCTCCCTCGCCCGCGCCATGCTTACGCCCTCCAACATCCTCGTGCTCGACGAAGCCACCGCTGCCGTAGATGTGGAAACTGACGCCATGCTCCAAGCTACCCTGCGCTCACCCCTGTTCTCCAACCGCACCATTATCACGGTTGCACACCGTCTCAACACTATCCTTGACAGCGAtcgcgtcgtcgtcctggaTAAGGGTGAGGTGGTGGAGTTTGATACGCCAGGTGAGCTATTCAAGAAGCAGGGTGTATTTTATGGCTTGATGAAGCAGGCTGGCTTGGAAATTGAATGA
- the CNOT7 gene encoding CCR4-NOT transcription complex subunit 7, with product MPPQIRGFGAGPGVGGPFHQPGFPSHGQPQGGPMGGNQYLNANAQISSFAGANGNAFAGLNGSGFADSGFGSQSARMGFAHGPAAGLQQPQHGGQLQHGVLMEHPTMRAQTNKGRIREVWKHNLEEEMAVLRDIVDKYPYIAMDTEFPGVVARPMGSFRGKSDYHYQCLRTNVDMLKVIQIGLTLFNEDGETPPARPGPDLGLGPKAMKAASQGPFPYSWQFNFKFSLKDDMYNEKSIESLQQAGIDFSLLERDGIDPKAFAALLIPSGLVCFDEARWISFHGGYDFGYLTKLLICTPLPNDEAQFDSKMKLYFPTTYDVKHLMKYAIRLHTQGFLTPNDPAVIDILNKFEHKSGLENIAETFKVKRIGSAHQAGSDSLLTGKVFFQMRDRIFNGSIPEDHIGRVWGLGVPEGPMAPMMQQGGNDHGQNGGTPSTPNQVPASLISSPAAAQNHNSNGGMAHMGPMTPGGGGGVFGSFAFAGNSR from the exons ATGCCACCACAGATCCGGGGCTTCGGCGCTGGTCCTGGCGTTGGTGGGCCTTTCCACCAACCCGGATTCCCTTCTCATGGACAGCCTCAAGGCGGCCCGATGGGTGGTAACCAATACCTGAATGCCAATGCTCAGATAAGCTCTTTTGCAGGAGCCAACGGCAACGCCTTTGCAGGTCTCAATGGGTCAGGATTTGCTGACTCCGGCTTCGGCAGCCAGAGCGCTAGAATGGGCTTTGCGCATGGTCCCGCTGCCGGATTGCAACAACCTCAACATGGGGGGCAGTTGCAGCACGGTGTATTGATGGAGCATCCGACAATGAGAGCCCAAACTAATAAGGGAAGAATACGAGAGGTCTGGAAACATAATCTAGAGGAAGAAATGGCGGTATTGAGAGATATTGTGGACAAGTATCCGTACATTGCCATG GATACGGAATTTCCCGGAGTTGTTGCCAGACCTATGGGCTCATTCAGAGGCAAAAGTGACTACCACTATCAATGTCTACGGACAAACGTCGACATGCTCAAAGTTATCCAAATTGGACTGACTCTGTTCAATGAGGATGGTGAGACCCCACCGGCAAGGCCCGGACCGGACCTGGGACTTGGACCAAAAGCAATGAAGGCGGCCAGCCAGGGGCCTTTCCCGTACTCGTGGCAATTCAACTTCAAGTTCTCCCTCAAGGACGACATGTATAATGAAAAGTCTATCGAGTCGCTACAACAGGCTGGCATTGACTTTAGTCTTCTTGAACGAGATGGCATCGATCCCAAGGCATTTGCGGCACTTCTCATTCCTTCGGGATTAGTATGCTTTGACGAAGCTAGATGGATCTCTTTCCATGGAGGGTACGATTTTGGGTATCTCACAAAGCTGCTAATCTGTACACCGCTGCCCAACGACGAGGCCCAGTTTGACAGCAAGATGAAGCTGTATTTCCCGACGACGTACGATGTCAAGCACCTCATGAAGTATGCCATACGTCTACACACCCAAGGATTCCTCACGCCTAATGACCCAGCTGTAATTGACATCTTGAACAAATTCGAGCACAAGTCTGGCCTTGAGAATATTGCCGAGACCTTCAAAGTCAAACGAATTGGGTCAGCGCATCAGGCTGGGTCAGATTCTCTTCTTACTGGGAAAGTATTCTTCCAGATGCGAGATAGGATCTTCAATGGATCAATTCCTGAAGACCACATTGGTAGAGTCTGGGGTCTGGGGGTTCCCGAAGGTCCAATGGCCCCTATGATGCAGCAGGGTGGCAACGATCATGGCCAGAATGGCGGCACCCCAAGCACGCCCAACCAAGTACCCGCTAGCCTCATCAGCAGTCCTGCAGCTGCACAGAATCACAACTCCAATGGGGGTATGGCACACATGGGTCCTATGACTCCCGGGGGAGGTGGCGGCGTCTTTGGAagctttgcctttgccggcAACAGCAGATAG
- the FYV10 gene encoding Protein FYV10 yields the protein MADYEQSTLKHNEHLLLDQPLLRLPHELLRKNFRSAHFTIEKDTSTLKTLLKDSATAAVSGRASQQDVLRNIDTMITRMRGVKRKLTTYADEEARIHHQTAARITHLDELYSIRSVDDVKYEAWSRRRLDRLLADYLLRHGFNQSASELAEEKDMQDLVDVDTFVNMSRIREALLGGSVTEALAWCTDNKKELRKMESKLEFMLRLQQYVELIRTQSEPKLVEAITHAKKYLIPYWKTYPKEVSQACGLLAFPPGGHSSSAYSNFYKPSRWSELADLFTKAHNNLLALPSVPLLHVALSSGLSALKTPACHSSASHQGEGTSTLGHGVCPICSTELNELARNVPYAHHTKSHVEHDLMLLPNGRVYGSQRLQDQAKKAGLPPTLVKDIQTGEVFAAEGLKKVYIT from the exons atggccgactaCGAGCAATCCACGCTCAAACACAATGAGCACCTCCTCTTG GACCAACCTCTTCTACGCCTCCCGCACGAACTTCTCCGCAAGAACTTTCGATCTGCTCATTTCACAATCGAAAAGGACACATCCACGCTCAAGACCCTGCTCAAGGACTCTGCGACGGCTGCCGTGTCAGGCCGAGCCTCACAGCAGGATGTCCTCCGCAACATTGACACCATGATCACCCGAATGCGAGGAGTCAAGCGGAAGCTCACCACGTACGCAGACGAAGAGGCACGAATTCACCACCAAACCGCCGCTCGCATCACACACCTCGACGAACTATACTCCATACGTAGCGTAGACGACGTCAAGTACGAGGCATGGAGTCGACGACGGCTGGACCGCCTACTAGCAGATTACCTCCTAAGACATGGCTTCAACCAGAGCGCGAGCGAGCTAGCTGAGGAAAAGGACATGCAAGACCTAGTCGATGTCGACACCTTTGTGAACATGAGTCGAATTCGAGAGGCGCTCCTAGGTGGAAGCGTCACGGAAGCACTAGCCTGGTGTACCGACAACAAGAAGGAGCTGCGAAAGATGGAG AGCAAACTAGAATTCATGCTGCGGCTTCAGCAATATGTCGAACTGATCCGCACGCAATCCGAACCCAAGCTCGTCGAAGCCATCACCCACGCCAAAAAATACCTGATTCCCTACTGGAAGACGTATCCCAAGGAGGTCTCCCAGGCATGCGGCCTCCTCGCCTTCCCCCCGGGCGGCCACTCATCATCCGCCTACTCCAACTTCTATAAACCTTCACGCTGGTCCGAGCTAGCAGACCTCTTCACCAAGGCACACAACAACCTCCTCGCACTGCCGTCTGTTCCCCTCCTCCACGTCGCTCTCTCGTCAGGTCTGTCTGCCCTGAAAACTCCCGCATGTCACTCATCGGCCTCGCACCAGGGAGAAGGCACCTCAACTCTCGGGCACGGCGTGTGCCCCATTTGCTCAACGGAGCTTAACGAGCTAGCTAGAAATGTACCATATGCGCATCATACCAAGAGCCACGTGGAGCACGATTTGATGCTCTTGCCAAACGGAAGGGTGTACGGATCACAGAGGTTGCAGGATCAGGCGAAGAAAGCGGGGTTACCGCCCACATTGGTGAAGGATATCCAGACTGGAGAGGTGTTTGCTGCTGAAGGGTTGAAGAAGGTGTACATTACGTAG
- the CBF1 gene encoding Transcriptional regulator CBF1, which produces MSDSVATEPADLSSLTSSPGSKRKRELDSPGSQRAKRAAPPAAMTAETAAFIENAIEATHAAAANGVNVADFNALQQAAAADHTDASDPANATSTAQAALGMYPTLHVPPSTEEQFAAQVAAEGDHQSEAAFNAEIAQPDMMDPSAVTQQTPANGGQPPAHRYSTSSAPSNPKPTVGSEEWHKMRKDNHKEVERRRRETINEGINELAKIVPGCEKNKGSILQRAVSFITQLRENEEQNVEKWTLQKLLTDQAITELSTCNTKLKEECQRVFRELEIWKRVAQNAGLEPPQPEEESSP; this is translated from the exons ATGTCCGATTCGGTTGCTACTGAACCTGCTGATTTGTCCAGTCTCACCAGCTCTCCTGGCTCTAAGAGAAAGCGTGAACTGGACAGTCCCGGCTCCCAACGTGCTAAGCGCGCTGCTCCTCCTGCAGCCATGACAGCTGAAACCGCTGCCTTCATCGAGAATGCCATTGAGGCAACCCACGCCGCTGCGGCGAATGGCGTGAACGTCGCCGACTTCAATGCCTTGCAGCAGGCCGCGGCTGCTGACCACACCGATGCGTCTGATCCTGCGAATGCTACTAGCACGGCCCAGGCAGCACTTGGCATGTATCCTACTCTTCATGTCCCTCCTTCGACAGAGGAGCAGTTTGCGGCTCAGGTAGCCGCCGAGGGCGATCATCAGTCCGAAGCGGCATTCAATGCTGAAATTGCCCAGCCTGATATGATGGATCCCTCCGCAGTTACCCAGCAAACCCCGGCAAACGGAGGTCAGCCTCCGGCTCATCGATACTCTACATCATCGGCCCCGTCGAACCCCAAGCCTACTGTGGGCTCTGAGGAATGGCATAAGATGCGAAAGGACAATCACAAAGAAG TTGAACGAAGACGGCGCGAGACTATCAATGAAGGCATCAATGAATTGGCCAAAATCGTTCCAGGCTGTGAGAAGAATAAGGGGTCAATTCTGCAGCGTGCGGTCAGCTTTATTACACAACTTCGGGAGAACGAAGAGCAGAATGTCGAAAAGTGGACTCTGCAGAAGCTTCTCACAGATCAGGCCATTACTGAGCTGAGTACTTGCAAcaccaagctcaaggaagaATGCCAACGGGTGTTTAGAGAACTGGAGATTTGGAAGCGCGTGGCGCAGAATGCTGGCTTGGAGCCTCCTCAGCCAGAGGAGGAGTCAAGCCCATAA